The DNA sequence GGATCAGTTCCAGCATCTCATTGCGAAACACCACCGCGCCGGGGGTGGTGGCCAGGGTCTTGCCGACTTCGAAGGCATGGGGCGTGGTTTGTCGCGGCAAGCCGTCGTTGTGCAGCAGGTCGTCCACCAGGTGACTGATGCCACGCACCAGGCTGCTGCCGCCGGAGTTGAACAGCTCCTTGATCGCCAGGGGATTGAGCAAGGTATTGGAGGGCGATACGGCGTCGTTGAGCAGCGCGAAGGCGAAATGCGCGCGGGCCTGGTCGTCCGGGCTCATGTCGCTTTCGTCGATCCAGCTCCTGACCTGTTTCTGCCAGCTCAGGTACGCCTGCAGGCTCCGCCGGTAGAACGGATTGAGCTGCCAGGTGGGATCGGCAAAACGCGGGTCCTTGGGGTTGGCGGGGTGCAGGGTTTCGCCGAGCAACACACGGCCCAACTGGCTGCCCAGTCGCAACGCATGCCGGGCACTGTGCACCGGGTTGCGCAAACCGTGGGCGGCCACGCTGCGCAAAGTAGACAGCAGGTCCCTGCCACGCAAGCCGGTGATCGCACTTTGTGCATTGATGAAGCTGGCAGGGACGGGCATGGAGCCCTTCGCCGGTTTGTCGCGCATGAGTCAACTCCTTCGTCATCAGGCTAAAAACAAACACACCGAACCAGACAACATAGTCGCTGTTTCGGGTTGCTGCGCGTTCCGGCGTCCTGCCAGGCGCTATGGGCGGTGTCAGCCACCCCCCAGTGGCGCGGGATGCGGGTGCATGACCGCGCGCTGACGTTCTTCCTCCAGAAATTTCATGATGATCGGCGCCACGGCCTCGGCCCGCGTAATCAGGAACAGATGGCCGTCATCGATGATGTGCAACTGGGCGTTGGGAATGCGCCAGGCCAGCATGCGCATGTTGATCAGTGGAATCAGCGGGTCATCGTCGCCAGCCAGCACCAGCGTGGGCTGGTGGATCTTGTGCAGCCAGTGGATGCTGGTCCAGCCGAGACCGGCAAACAGTTGCCAGTAATAACCGAGCTTGCCCGCCGAACGAACCTTGGCCGCATGACTGGCCGCCAGGCTCGGGTCGCGGCGGAACGAGCCGCCGTAGATCAGCGGGGCGATGCGCATCACATGGGACGGCTGAACGTAGCGCCGGGGGCTTGCCATCATCCACAGCACTTTCGGTTTGCCCGGCACCATCACCGCCCCGGCGGCGGTGGCTGCCAGCACCAGTTTCTTGCAGCGCTCAGGGTAGTCATAGGCGAACTGTTGGGCCAGGGCGCCACCCCAGGACACGCCAATCACGTTGACCTGCCCATAGTCGAGGTAATCGAGCATGCGCGCGGTGAGTTTTGCCAGGCCAGGAAAACGATACGGCCGGTTGGGCGTCGACGAACCGCCGACACCGGGCACATCGAAGGCGATGACTTCCAGGTCCGGGTCCAAGGCCTCGATGAACGGGAATACCAGCTCCAGGTTGGCGCCGATGCCGTTGAAAATCAGCAAGGGCGTCAAGTGAGGCTTGCCGGGACGTACCGCGGTGCGCAAGGTCTGGCCATCCAGATCGACGGTACGGAAGATGTACGGTTGCGGCATGCTTCAAGCCCTGTGGGTTGGGTCGCTGTCTTTCATTTTTCCCGGATCCCTTGTGGGAGCGAGCTTGCTCGCGATGACGGCGGTACATCCAACATCAATGTCGGCTGACACACTGTCATCGCGAGCAAGCTCGCTCCCACATGGGGTCTGCTGTGAACATGGGTTTTATGTTCGCCAGCGCTGTGGGCATTGCATTCAGTGTCGGCTGGCGGGATGTATTCGTGAGCAAGCCCACCCCCGCAGCAGACGAGTTGCATCCCTTACCGCTCATGCACATAAGTACCGGGCGCCGCCTCGCCGGCCGGATAGGCCTTGTTGCCCAGGACGGTCGGGGCTTTTTTCAGTTTGCCCGAACGTTCGGCCTGCCAGGCTTGCCAATGCAGCCACCAGGAGTCGGTGTGCTTGGTGGAGTTTTCCTGCCAGTCCTCAGCCTTGGCCGGCATGTCGTCACTGGTCATGTAGCGCGACTTGGGATTGCCCGGCGGGTTGAGGATGCTCTGGATGTGACCGCTGCTCGACAGTACGAATTCCACTTTCCCACCGAACAGTTGCGCTGACTTGTAGCAGGACTTCCACGGGGTGATGTGGTCGTTGGTGCCGGCCAGGGAAAAAATGTCGGCGGTAACCTGCTTGAGGTCGATCGGCGTGCCGCACACTTCCAGTGCATTGGGCCGGATCAACGGGTTGTTTTTGAACATCTCGATGAGATCGCCGTGGAACGCCGCCGGAAGCCGAGTGGTGTCGTTGTTCCAGAACAGGATGTCGAACACCGGCGGCTCGTTGCCCAGCAGGTAGTTATTGACCCAGTAGTTCCAGATCAGGTCGTTGGGGCGCATCCAGGCGAAGACCTTGGCCATGTCGCGGCCTTCGAGCACACCGGCCTGGTAGGAATGGCGCTTGGCCGCTTCCAGGGTCTGCTCGTCGACGAACAGCGCGACGTCGGTGTCCAGGGTGGTGTCGAGCACGCTGACCAGCAGGGTCAGGGCATTGACCTTTTTCTCACCGAGGGCGGCGTAGTGACCCAGCAGCGCGGTGCAGGTGATGCCGCCTGAGCAGGCGCCCAGCATGTTCACGTCTTTGCTACCGGTGATGGCCGTGACCACGTCCACCGCTTCCTTGAGCGCCTCGATGTAGGTCGACAGGCCCCACTCACGCTGTTCCTTGGTGGGGTTGCGCCAGCTGACGATGAAGGTCTGCACATTGCTGCGCAGGCAGAAGCGCGCCAGGCTCTTGTCCGGGCTGAGGTCGAAGACGTAGAACTTGTTGATCTGTGGCGGTACCACCAGCAGCGGTCGCT is a window from the Pseudomonas brassicacearum genome containing:
- the phaC gene encoding class II poly(R)-hydroxyalkanoic acid synthase, translating into MSNKNNDDLKYQASENTLGLNPVVGLRRKDLLASARMVLTQAIKQPLHSVKHVTHFGLELKNVLFGKSALQPSSDDRRFADPAWSQNPLYKRYLQTYLAWRKELHAWIDDSSLSPQDISRGHFVINLMTEAMAPTNSAANPAAVKRFFETGGKSLLDGLSHLAKDLVHNGGMPSQVDMGAFEVGKSLGVTEGAVVFRNDVLELIQYRPITEQVHERPLLVVPPQINKFYVFDLSPDKSLARFCLRSNVQTFIVSWRNPTKEQREWGLSTYIEALKEAVDVVTAITGSKDVNMLGACSGGITCTALLGHYAALGEKKVNALTLLVSVLDTTLDTDVALFVDEQTLEAAKRHSYQAGVLEGRDMAKVFAWMRPNDLIWNYWVNNYLLGNEPPVFDILFWNNDTTRLPAAFHGDLIEMFKNNPLIRPNALEVCGTPIDLKQVTADIFSLAGTNDHITPWKSCYKSAQLFGGKVEFVLSSSGHIQSILNPPGNPKSRYMTSDDMPAKAEDWQENSTKHTDSWWLHWQAWQAERSGKLKKAPTVLGNKAYPAGEAAPGTYVHER
- the phaZ gene encoding poly(3-hydroxyalkanoate) depolymerase, which translates into the protein MPQPYIFRTVDLDGQTLRTAVRPGKPHLTPLLIFNGIGANLELVFPFIEALDPDLEVIAFDVPGVGGSSTPNRPYRFPGLAKLTARMLDYLDYGQVNVIGVSWGGALAQQFAYDYPERCKKLVLAATAAGAVMVPGKPKVLWMMASPRRYVQPSHVMRIAPLIYGGSFRRDPSLAASHAAKVRSAGKLGYYWQLFAGLGWTSIHWLHKIHQPTLVLAGDDDPLIPLINMRMLAWRIPNAQLHIIDDGHLFLITRAEAVAPIIMKFLEEERQRAVMHPHPAPLGGG